One Schistocerca cancellata isolate TAMUIC-IGC-003103 chromosome 1, iqSchCanc2.1, whole genome shotgun sequence genomic region harbors:
- the LOC126185570 gene encoding nucleoside diphosphate kinase A has product MVICTVLYIFSLFSKAMAANKERTFIMVKPDGVQRNLVGEIIKRFEAKGFKLVAMKFVLPSEDLLKKHYAEHIGRPFFAGLVKYMSSGPVVAMVWEGLNVVKTGRFMMGTTNPADSAPGTIRGDFCIQVGRNIIHGSDSVESAQKEIGLWFESKELVAWQPATQAWIYED; this is encoded by the exons ATggttatttgtactgttctgtataTTTTCTCCTTATTTTCCAAAGCAATGGCAGCAAACAAGGAACGTACATTTATTATGGTGAAACCAGATGGTGTTCAACGAAATCTTGTTGGTGAAATAATAAAACGATTTGAAGCTAAAGGTTTTAAACTAGTAGCGATGAAGTTTGTATTG CCGTCGGAAGACCTGCTAAAGAAACATTATGCTGAACACATTGGGAGACCTTTCTTCGCCGGACTGGTAAAATACATGTCTTCTGGCCCGGTTGTAGCAATG GTCTGGGAAGGATTGAATGTTGTCAAGACAGGGCGTTTCATGATGGGTACAACTAATCCGGCTGATTCAGCACCAGGTACCATTAGGGGTGACTTCTGCATTCAAGTGGGAAG GAACATCATACACGGTTCAGATTCAGTGGAGTCAGCACAGAAGGAAATAGGCCTCTGGTTCGAGTCAAAGGAATTGGTTGCTTGGCAGCCAGCAACTCAGGCATGGATCTATGAAGACTAA